In Geobacillus kaustophilus, a genomic segment contains:
- a CDS encoding alpha/beta hydrolase, with product MAGQWRFFQLDEQWCIVHVPERPNGFALFLMGDGDHFVNEQTSFWLEHPGRRQWLDDWLERGYTVFSSHLYGRHWGSPKAVRLARQLIYSVLKSEIVNQRIYIVAEGMGALVALQLLGAMPSQIRAVAMINPCLDVRAQLDYEQEHPFVYRRMVKEIATAYGLKEEEVPEAVPSLFLSPHDVPVTIWQLAGVSPYPSALHSRKYEQWMKTTNNRVRVVYELPEKRRQLARQIGQFFCQYNELP from the coding sequence ATGGCAGGACAATGGCGGTTTTTTCAACTCGATGAGCAATGGTGCATCGTTCACGTGCCGGAGCGCCCCAATGGGTTTGCCCTTTTTTTAATGGGCGACGGCGACCATTTTGTGAATGAACAGACGAGTTTTTGGCTCGAGCATCCCGGGCGGCGCCAATGGCTGGATGATTGGCTGGAGCGTGGGTATACGGTCTTTTCGTCCCATTTGTACGGCCGGCATTGGGGAAGCCCGAAAGCGGTCCGCCTGGCGCGCCAGCTCATTTACTCCGTGTTGAAAAGCGAAATTGTGAACCAGCGCATCTACATCGTCGCCGAAGGAATGGGCGCGCTCGTCGCCTTGCAGCTGCTTGGCGCCATGCCAAGCCAAATCCGCGCCGTCGCCATGATCAACCCCTGCCTTGACGTACGCGCTCAGCTTGACTATGAACAGGAACATCCATTCGTGTACCGGCGGATGGTGAAGGAAATCGCGACTGCCTATGGCTTGAAAGAAGAAGAGGTGCCGGAGGCTGTTCCGTCCCTCTTTCTCAGTCCTCATGACGTTCCGGTGACGATTTGGCAGCTGGCTGGAGTGAGCCCGTATCCATCCGCTTTGCACAGCCGCAAATATGAACAATGGATGAAAACGACAAACAACCGGGTGCGCGTCGTTTACGAGCTGCCGGAGAAACGGCGCCAACTGGCTCGGCAAATCGGGCAATTTTTCTGCCAATACAATGAACTCCCGTAA
- a CDS encoding YjzD family protein, giving the protein MRLFWTFFWTFLLVQMATYVMGSMQGIGYNFATGALLGVIVTILVFVIAALIPDEPAGDHHH; this is encoded by the coding sequence ATGCGCTTGTTTTGGACGTTTTTCTGGACGTTTTTGCTCGTGCAAATGGCGACGTACGTCATGGGCTCGATGCAGGGCATCGGCTACAACTTCGCAACCGGTGCTTTGCTTGGCGTCATCGTGACGATCTTAGTCTTCGTAATTGCAGCCTTGATTCCGGACGAGCCGGCCGGGGATCACCATCATTGA
- the clpB gene encoding ATP-dependent chaperone ClpB, with product MDASRLTEKLQEALMAAQSLAKERHHQQLDVEHLLIALLEQEGGLAPRLVELSGADKEKAADWLHSQLRQKPEVHGADGQLYVAPALARLLEKAENEAKRMQDEYISVEHVLLALPHGAEPVARQLASFGLTKEALLAAVRNVRGNQRVTSPHPEATYEALAKYGRDLVAEAKAGKIDPVIGRDSEIRRVIRILSRKTKNNPVLIGEPGVGKTAIVEGLAQRIVRKDVPEGLKDKTIFALDMSALVAGAKFRGEFEERLKAVLNEIKKSDGRIILFIDELHTIVGAGRAEGAIDAGNMLKPMLARGELRCIGATTLDEYRQYIEKDPALERRFQQVLVQEPSVEDTISILRGLKERYEVHHGVKIHDRALVAAAVLSDRYISDRFLPDKAIDLVDEACATIRTEMESMPSELDEVMRRVMQLEIEEAALNKETDEASRERLAALQKELADLREKANAMKAQWQKEKEALDRVRRLREALERAKRELEEAENEYDLNKAAELRHGRIPQLEKQLRQLEEEISEQSEGKLLREEVTEEEIAEIVSRWTGIPLTRLVEGEREKLLRLHELLHRRVIGQDEAVEFVADAVLRARAGMKDPNRPIGSFLFLGPTGVGKTELAKALAEALFDSEEQLIRLDMSEYMEKHAVSRLIGAPPGYVGYEEGGQLTEAVRRKPYSVLLFDEIEKAHPEVFNILLQLLDDGRLTDSQGRTVDFKNTVVIMTSNIGSPLLLENKNGEIDESTRQQVLDQLRAHFRPEFLNRIDDIVLFKPLSMNEVKGIVEKFARELSRRLADRHIELVLTEAAKQYIAEAGFDPVYGARPLKRFMQKQIETPLAKELIAGRVKDYSTVIVDAENGKLVIRPSVQVG from the coding sequence ATGGACGCAAGCCGTTTGACGGAAAAACTGCAAGAGGCGCTGATGGCAGCGCAGTCGCTCGCCAAAGAACGACATCATCAACAGCTTGATGTCGAGCATCTCTTGATTGCGCTGCTCGAACAAGAAGGCGGCCTGGCGCCGCGGCTCGTGGAGCTTTCCGGCGCCGACAAGGAAAAGGCCGCTGACTGGCTTCACAGCCAGCTTCGCCAAAAGCCTGAAGTGCATGGGGCGGACGGGCAGCTGTATGTTGCGCCCGCCTTGGCGCGGCTGCTTGAGAAGGCGGAAAACGAAGCGAAGCGAATGCAAGACGAGTACATATCGGTCGAACATGTGCTGCTCGCGTTGCCTCATGGCGCCGAACCGGTCGCTCGGCAGCTGGCGTCGTTTGGACTGACGAAGGAAGCACTATTAGCCGCAGTGAGAAACGTAAGGGGGAATCAACGCGTGACGAGTCCACATCCGGAAGCAACCTATGAAGCGTTGGCAAAATACGGGCGCGACCTTGTCGCGGAAGCGAAAGCTGGAAAAATCGACCCAGTCATCGGCCGCGACAGTGAAATTCGCCGCGTCATCCGCATTTTGTCGCGGAAGACGAAAAACAACCCGGTGTTGATCGGCGAGCCGGGCGTCGGAAAGACCGCTATTGTCGAAGGGCTCGCTCAACGCATCGTGCGCAAAGACGTCCCGGAAGGGCTGAAAGACAAAACGATTTTCGCTCTTGATATGAGCGCGCTCGTCGCCGGAGCAAAGTTTCGCGGTGAATTTGAAGAACGGCTGAAAGCGGTATTGAACGAAATCAAAAAAAGCGACGGCCGCATCATTTTGTTTATTGACGAGCTGCATACGATCGTCGGTGCAGGCAGAGCGGAAGGGGCGATTGACGCCGGCAATATGCTCAAGCCGATGCTTGCCCGCGGCGAGCTGCGCTGCATCGGGGCGACGACACTTGATGAGTACCGGCAATACATCGAAAAAGACCCGGCGCTCGAGCGCCGCTTCCAACAAGTGCTTGTCCAAGAGCCGAGCGTCGAGGACACGATTTCGATTTTGCGCGGATTGAAAGAGCGATATGAAGTGCACCATGGAGTGAAAATCCACGATCGCGCGCTCGTCGCGGCCGCCGTTTTGTCCGACCGTTACATCTCTGACCGCTTTTTGCCTGACAAAGCGATCGATTTGGTCGATGAAGCGTGCGCGACGATCCGGACGGAAATGGAATCGATGCCGTCGGAGCTGGACGAAGTGATGCGCCGCGTCATGCAGCTTGAAATTGAAGAGGCGGCCTTAAACAAAGAAACGGATGAAGCGAGCCGCGAGCGGCTTGCGGCATTGCAAAAAGAACTTGCCGATTTGCGTGAAAAGGCGAACGCCATGAAAGCGCAATGGCAAAAAGAAAAAGAAGCGCTTGACCGCGTCCGCCGTTTGCGCGAGGCGCTCGAGCGGGCAAAACGCGAACTGGAAGAGGCGGAAAACGAGTATGATTTAAACAAGGCGGCGGAGCTTCGCCATGGCCGCATTCCGCAGTTGGAAAAGCAACTCAGACAGCTCGAGGAAGAAATCAGTGAGCAAAGTGAAGGGAAATTGCTGCGCGAGGAAGTGACGGAAGAAGAGATTGCCGAAATCGTGTCGCGCTGGACTGGCATTCCGCTCACCCGCCTCGTCGAGGGAGAGAGGGAAAAGCTGCTTCGCCTTCATGAATTGCTGCATAGACGGGTCATCGGTCAAGACGAAGCGGTCGAGTTTGTCGCGGACGCCGTCTTGCGGGCGCGGGCCGGCATGAAAGACCCGAACCGTCCGATCGGATCGTTTTTGTTCCTCGGACCGACCGGCGTCGGCAAAACGGAACTTGCCAAAGCGCTCGCCGAGGCGCTGTTTGACAGTGAGGAGCAGCTCATCCGTCTTGACATGTCCGAGTATATGGAAAAACACGCCGTCTCCCGCTTGATCGGAGCGCCGCCCGGCTATGTCGGCTATGAGGAGGGCGGCCAGCTGACCGAGGCGGTGCGGCGCAAGCCGTATTCCGTTCTGTTGTTCGATGAAATCGAAAAAGCTCATCCGGAAGTGTTCAACATCCTGCTGCAGCTGCTTGATGACGGACGGCTCACCGATTCGCAAGGGCGGACGGTCGATTTTAAAAATACGGTTGTCATTATGACGTCGAACATCGGCTCACCGCTTTTGTTGGAAAACAAAAATGGCGAAATCGATGAATCAACGCGCCAGCAAGTGCTTGACCAATTGCGCGCCCATTTCCGCCCCGAATTTTTAAACCGAATCGACGATATCGTCTTGTTTAAGCCATTGTCGATGAATGAAGTGAAAGGCATCGTCGAAAAGTTCGCCCGTGAACTGTCGCGCCGTTTGGCGGATCGGCATATCGAACTCGTGTTGACCGAAGCGGCGAAGCAATACATCGCCGAAGCGGGCTTCGACCCGGTATACGGCGCTCGGCCGCTCAAACGGTTTATGCAAAAGCAAATCGAAACGCCGCTCGCCAAAGAGTTGATCGCTGGGCGGGTGAAAGATTACAGCACCGTCATCGTCGATGCGGAAAACGGGAAACTGGTCATTCGCCCGTCGGTGCAGGTGGGTTGA
- a CDS encoding YjzC family protein: MGQPRHFKPGDKAPNNGVYIEIGETGDNVKHPKKLKLKAGDTFPETSNHNRHWTYLRKP, from the coding sequence ATGGGCCAACCGCGCCATTTCAAACCAGGGGATAAAGCGCCGAACAACGGCGTGTACATTGAAATCGGCGAAACGGGCGACAACGTAAAACATCCGAAAAAGCTGAAACTGAAAGCCGGCGATACGTTCCCCGAAACGTCGAACCATAACCGGCATTGGACGTATTTGCGCAAGCCGTGA
- the argF gene encoding ornithine carbamoyltransferase: MNAVLSLKGRDFLTLLNFSTDEIMDLLALAADLKAKQKAGVPYAPLSGKTMAMIFEKPSTRTRVSFEVGMIQLGGQAMYLNGNDLQLGRGETIADTARVLSQYVDVIMIRTFAHQKVEELAKYASVPVINGLTDDDHPCQALADLLTIYEVKKTFQGVKLAYVGDGNNVANALLAAAAKVGMDISIACPPGYEPKAEYVESARRIGEKTGATIVVTHDPLEAAAGADAIYTDVWTSMGQESESAERLQVFQPYQVNEQLVKAAKSDYLFLHCLPAHRGEEVTAGVMDGPNSFVFEQAGNRLHVQKAILVSIL, translated from the coding sequence ATGAATGCAGTGTTGTCATTAAAAGGGAGAGATTTTTTAACGCTGCTCAATTTTTCAACAGACGAAATTATGGACTTGTTGGCGCTAGCAGCCGATTTAAAAGCGAAACAAAAAGCCGGCGTGCCGTATGCGCCGCTTTCCGGCAAAACGATGGCGATGATTTTTGAAAAGCCCTCAACGCGCACGCGCGTGTCGTTTGAAGTCGGCATGATCCAGCTGGGCGGCCAGGCGATGTATTTAAACGGCAACGATTTGCAGCTTGGCCGCGGCGAAACGATTGCGGATACGGCGCGCGTCTTGTCGCAATACGTCGATGTCATTATGATCCGGACGTTTGCTCATCAAAAAGTGGAAGAACTGGCCAAATATGCGTCCGTTCCGGTCATCAACGGGTTGACGGACGATGATCATCCGTGTCAAGCGCTGGCGGATTTGCTGACGATTTATGAAGTGAAAAAAACGTTCCAAGGCGTCAAACTCGCCTATGTCGGCGACGGCAACAACGTCGCCAACGCCTTGCTTGCGGCCGCAGCCAAAGTGGGAATGGATATTTCCATTGCCTGTCCGCCGGGCTATGAGCCGAAGGCGGAATACGTCGAGTCAGCGCGCCGGATCGGCGAGAAAACCGGAGCAACAATTGTCGTGACGCACGACCCGCTTGAGGCAGCGGCGGGAGCCGATGCGATTTATACAGACGTATGGACGAGCATGGGCCAGGAAAGCGAAAGCGCCGAGCGGCTTCAAGTATTCCAGCCGTACCAAGTGAATGAACAGCTCGTCAAAGCGGCGAAGTCGGATTACCTCTTTTTGCATTGCCTGCCGGCCCATCGCGGCGAAGAGGTGACGGCCGGCGTCATGGACGGCCCGAACTCCTTCGTCTTTGAACAAGCCGGCAACCGGCTTCATGTGCAAAAAGCGATTTTAGTGTCGATCCTATAG
- a CDS encoding carbamoyl phosphate synthase large subunit encodes MPKDSSLQSILLIGSGPIVIGQAAEFDYSGTQACIALKEEGYRVILVNNNPATIMTDEVHADAVYFEPLTVDAVEAIIAKERPDGLLATFGGQTGLNLAFQLHESGVLEKYGVRLLGTPIEAIKRGEDREAFRALMHELGEPVPESEIVTSVEEAVVFAEQIGFPIIIRPAYTLGGTGGGIAENMEQFLALVEKGLAESPISQCLIERSVAGFKEIEYEVMRDQSNTCITVCNMENVDPVGIHTGDSIVVAPSQTLTDEEYQMLRTSAVKIISALGIIGGCNIQFALDPNSKQYYLIEVNPRVSRSSALASKATGYPIARIAAKLAVGYTLAELVNPVTKTTYASFEPALDYVVVKFPRLPFDKFPNADRKLGTQMKATGEVMAIDRNMERAFQKAVQSLEGKNNGLFWPELEAKTNDELKQLLVDKDDRRFFAILELLRRGVTVEAIHEWTKIDRFFLCSFERLVALEKQAAATTIDTIDEPTFRFLKEKGFSDAFLAETWGVTELDVRNKRKELGIVPSYKMVDTCAAEFHSETDYYYSTYFGEDERKKASGKEKVLIIGAGPIRIGQGIEFDYSSVHSVFALQKEGYETVMINNNPETVSTDFAVADRLYFEPLTLESVLDVIEAEQIKHVIVQFGGQTAINLVKGLEEAGVPLLGVTYDMIDQLEDRDRFYQLLEELDIPHVPGLMANNAEELAAKTAEIGCPVLLRPSYVIGGRGMFIVHSEAQLTALIEQGELAYPILIDAYLEGKEAEADIATDGTDILLPTIIEHVEKAGVHSGDSYAWLPAQTLTDEEKAKIIDYAGRIAKKLGFKGIMNIQYVIANGNVYVLEVNPRASRTVPIVSKTTGVPLAQIATKLLLGKSLVDIVDEKARGLAVMPYAVLKYPVFSTHKLPGVDPMVGPEMKSTGEGISIAATKEEAAYKAFYAYLRKKANANEMYVIGGIDEALAAEIEAKQLVIVSDLPFAEWVKRDAALAVINLGKEEDEANKRMAALSRQLLVFTECETVKLFLQALDIDHLDVQPIHGWLEKKKQAVIA; translated from the coding sequence ATGCCTAAAGATTCCTCGCTTCAGTCGATTCTCCTGATCGGGTCGGGGCCGATTGTCATCGGTCAGGCCGCCGAGTTTGACTATTCCGGCACACAAGCGTGCATCGCCTTAAAGGAAGAAGGATACCGCGTCATTTTAGTGAACAACAATCCGGCGACGATCATGACCGATGAGGTCCATGCCGATGCTGTGTATTTTGAGCCGCTCACCGTCGATGCGGTCGAAGCGATTATCGCCAAGGAACGTCCGGACGGGCTGCTGGCGACGTTTGGCGGCCAGACCGGACTCAACTTGGCGTTTCAGCTGCATGAATCCGGGGTGCTTGAAAAGTATGGGGTGAGACTGCTCGGAACACCGATTGAAGCGATCAAGCGCGGGGAAGACCGCGAAGCGTTCCGCGCGTTGATGCATGAGCTTGGCGAACCGGTGCCGGAGAGCGAAATTGTCACGAGCGTCGAGGAAGCGGTCGTGTTTGCCGAACAAATCGGTTTTCCGATCATTATTCGTCCCGCGTATACGCTCGGCGGGACGGGCGGCGGCATTGCCGAAAATATGGAGCAATTTCTGGCCCTCGTGGAAAAAGGGCTTGCCGAAAGCCCGATCAGCCAATGTTTAATCGAACGGAGCGTCGCCGGGTTTAAAGAAATTGAATACGAAGTGATGCGCGACCAGTCGAATACGTGCATTACGGTTTGCAATATGGAAAACGTCGATCCAGTCGGCATCCATACGGGCGATTCGATCGTCGTCGCACCGTCGCAGACGTTGACGGATGAGGAATACCAAATGCTTCGCACGTCGGCGGTGAAAATCATTTCCGCATTAGGGATCATCGGCGGCTGCAACATTCAGTTCGCCCTTGATCCGAACAGCAAACAATATTACTTGATCGAAGTCAATCCGCGCGTCAGCCGCTCGTCGGCGCTCGCGTCGAAAGCAACCGGCTACCCGATCGCCCGCATTGCGGCGAAGCTCGCGGTCGGCTACACGCTCGCGGAGCTCGTCAACCCGGTGACAAAAACGACGTACGCCAGCTTCGAGCCGGCCTTGGACTACGTCGTCGTCAAGTTTCCGCGCCTGCCGTTTGACAAGTTTCCGAATGCGGACCGGAAGCTCGGCACGCAAATGAAAGCGACCGGGGAAGTGATGGCGATCGACCGCAATATGGAGCGGGCGTTCCAAAAAGCGGTGCAGTCGCTTGAAGGGAAAAACAACGGGCTGTTTTGGCCGGAGCTTGAGGCCAAAACGAATGACGAGCTGAAGCAGCTGCTTGTCGATAAAGACGACCGCCGCTTTTTCGCCATCTTGGAGCTGCTCCGCCGCGGGGTGACGGTTGAGGCGATTCATGAATGGACGAAAATTGACCGCTTTTTCCTTTGTTCGTTCGAGCGGCTCGTGGCGCTCGAAAAACAGGCGGCAGCCACCACAATCGACACGATCGATGAGCCGACGTTCCGCTTTTTGAAAGAAAAAGGGTTTAGCGACGCCTTTTTGGCCGAAACGTGGGGCGTGACGGAGCTTGATGTGCGCAACAAGCGGAAGGAACTTGGCATTGTGCCATCATACAAAATGGTCGACACGTGCGCGGCCGAATTTCATTCGGAAACGGATTATTACTACTCGACCTATTTCGGCGAAGACGAGCGGAAGAAAGCGAGCGGCAAGGAGAAAGTGCTGATCATCGGCGCTGGGCCGATCCGCATCGGCCAAGGCATTGAGTTTGACTACAGCTCGGTCCATAGCGTGTTCGCCTTGCAAAAAGAAGGCTATGAAACGGTGATGATCAACAACAATCCGGAAACCGTCAGCACGGACTTTGCCGTCGCCGACCGCCTTTACTTTGAGCCGCTCACCTTAGAGAGCGTCTTGGATGTCATTGAAGCGGAACAAATCAAGCATGTCATCGTTCAGTTTGGCGGACAGACGGCGATCAATTTGGTCAAAGGACTCGAAGAAGCAGGTGTGCCGCTGTTGGGCGTCACGTACGATATGATTGACCAGCTTGAGGATCGCGATCGTTTTTACCAGTTGCTTGAGGAACTTGACATCCCGCACGTACCGGGCTTGATGGCGAACAACGCCGAGGAGCTCGCCGCCAAAACGGCCGAGATCGGCTGCCCGGTGCTGCTTCGCCCGTCGTATGTCATCGGCGGCCGCGGCATGTTTATCGTCCATAGCGAGGCGCAGCTCACCGCTTTGATTGAGCAAGGCGAGTTGGCATATCCGATTTTGATCGATGCGTATTTGGAAGGGAAAGAGGCGGAGGCCGACATCGCCACGGATGGGACGGACATTTTACTGCCGACGATTATCGAACATGTCGAAAAAGCCGGCGTCCACTCCGGCGACAGCTATGCATGGCTGCCGGCGCAGACGCTCACAGACGAAGAAAAAGCGAAAATCATCGACTATGCGGGCCGGATTGCGAAAAAACTTGGCTTTAAAGGAATCATGAACATTCAATACGTCATTGCGAACGGCAATGTATACGTCCTTGAAGTGAACCCGCGCGCGAGCCGGACGGTGCCGATCGTCAGCAAAACGACCGGCGTGCCACTGGCGCAAATTGCGACAAAGTTATTGCTTGGGAAATCACTCGTCGACATCGTTGACGAAAAAGCGCGCGGGTTGGCGGTCATGCCGTACGCCGTGTTAAAGTATCCGGTCTTTTCAACCCATAAGTTGCCAGGGGTTGACCCGATGGTTGGACCGGAAATGAAATCGACCGGCGAAGGCATCAGCATCGCCGCGACGAAGGAAGAAGCGGCGTACAAAGCGTTTTATGCGTACTTGCGAAAGAAAGCAAACGCCAATGAAATGTATGTGATCGGCGGCATCGATGAGGCGCTGGCAGCGGAAATCGAAGCAAAACAGCTTGTAATCGTGTCTGATCTCCCGTTTGCCGAGTGGGTGAAGCGCGACGCAGCGCTCGCGGTGATCAACTTGGGCAAAGAGGAAGACGAGGCAAACAAACGAATGGCTGCGTTGTCCCGACAATTGCTCGTCTTTACGGAATGCGAGACGGTGAAGCTTTTCTTGCAGGCGCTCGATATTGATCATCTTGATGTGCAGCCGATCCACGGCTGGTTGGAAAAGAAAAAACAGGCGGTGATCGCATGA
- a CDS encoding carbamoyl phosphate synthase small subunit produces MKAYLHVASGKTFSGELAAPLEKTVSGEIVFFTGMTGYQEVLTDPSYKNQIIVFTYPLIGNYGINEDDFESKRPHVEAAVVYEASREGFHYGAQYSLAEYLRHWNIPLLTHVDTRALVKEIRTAGTMMAELSLSPIPAVADEEAAFPVRAVSTKTMETHGQSGPHLVLIDFGYKKSILQSLLARGCRVTVVPHDTAPEAIDELKPDGLVLSNGPGDPKQLRAQLPAIRQLIDRYPTLAICLGHQLVALAYGADTEKLRFGHRGANQPVWDAVKQKVMMTSQNHSYVVKEESLAATPFDIRFINVNDGSVEGIVHRHKPILSVQYHPEAHPGPQDTGYIFDEFLQTVFKGEKVYA; encoded by the coding sequence ATGAAAGCGTACTTGCATGTGGCGAGCGGAAAAACGTTCAGCGGCGAGCTCGCCGCTCCGCTGGAAAAAACGGTGAGCGGGGAGATCGTTTTTTTCACCGGCATGACCGGTTATCAAGAGGTGTTGACCGACCCGTCGTATAAAAACCAAATCATCGTTTTTACGTACCCGCTGATCGGCAATTATGGCATTAATGAAGACGATTTTGAAAGCAAGCGGCCGCATGTGGAAGCAGCCGTCGTCTACGAGGCGAGCCGTGAAGGGTTTCATTACGGGGCGCAATACAGCTTGGCGGAATATTTGCGGCATTGGAACATTCCGCTCCTCACGCACGTCGATACGCGCGCCCTTGTGAAAGAAATCCGCACCGCTGGGACGATGATGGCGGAATTAAGTTTGTCGCCGATTCCAGCAGTTGCTGATGAGGAAGCGGCGTTTCCAGTGCGCGCGGTGTCGACGAAAACGATGGAGACGCATGGTCAAAGCGGACCGCATTTAGTGCTGATCGATTTCGGCTATAAAAAATCGATTTTGCAGTCGCTCCTTGCACGCGGCTGCCGGGTGACGGTCGTGCCGCACGATACGGCGCCGGAAGCGATTGACGAGCTGAAACCGGACGGGCTTGTCCTCTCGAACGGCCCGGGCGATCCGAAGCAGCTGCGCGCTCAGCTTCCAGCCATTCGCCAGCTCATCGACCGGTATCCGACGCTGGCGATCTGCCTTGGCCATCAGCTCGTCGCCTTGGCGTACGGGGCGGATACGGAAAAACTCCGCTTCGGGCACCGCGGCGCCAATCAGCCGGTGTGGGACGCCGTGAAGCAAAAAGTGATGATGACGTCGCAAAACCATAGTTATGTTGTGAAAGAAGAGAGCCTAGCGGCCACGCCGTTTGACATCCGCTTCATCAACGTCAACGACGGATCAGTCGAAGGAATCGTTCATCGCCATAAACCGATTTTGTCGGTGCAATATCATCCGGAGGCGCATCCGGGGCCGCAAGATACCGGCTATATTTTCGACGAATTTTTGCAAACCGTGTTCAAGGGAGAGAAAGTATATGCCTAA